One Oryzomonas sagensis DNA segment encodes these proteins:
- a CDS encoding TerC family protein produces MEWLTDPQIWLALATLTALEIVLGIDNIIFISILAGKLPAHRQERARLVGLGLAMFIRIGLLFSLTWLMGLTTPFFSVLGNAISGRDLILIAGGLFLLGKSTMEIHGKLEGEEEHAASGRAGTTFGGVIVQILMLDIVFSLDSIITALGMANKLAVMVAAVVIAVGFMMLFSGAISAFVERHPTIKMLALSFLLLIGVSLIGDGLDMHIPKGYIYFAMAFSVMVEMFNLRLRRGVAVTAQQTGEEPVDEGTP; encoded by the coding sequence ATGGAATGGCTCACCGACCCCCAGATCTGGCTGGCCCTGGCCACGCTGACCGCACTGGAGATCGTGCTCGGCATCGACAACATCATCTTCATCTCCATCCTGGCCGGCAAACTGCCAGCCCATCGGCAGGAGCGGGCCAGGCTGGTGGGCCTGGGGCTGGCGATGTTCATCAGGATCGGCCTCCTGTTTTCCCTGACCTGGCTGATGGGGCTCACCACGCCGTTCTTTTCGGTATTGGGCAACGCGATCTCGGGGCGCGACCTGATCCTGATCGCGGGCGGTCTGTTCCTGTTGGGCAAAAGCACCATGGAGATCCACGGGAAACTTGAAGGGGAGGAGGAGCACGCCGCCTCCGGCCGTGCCGGAACCACCTTCGGCGGCGTCATCGTCCAGATCCTGATGCTCGACATCGTGTTCTCCCTCGACTCGATCATTACGGCCCTGGGCATGGCCAACAAGCTGGCGGTCATGGTTGCGGCCGTGGTGATCGCGGTGGGGTTCATGATGCTCTTTTCGGGTGCGATCAGCGCTTTCGTGGAACGGCACCCGACCATCAAGATGCTGGCGCTCAGCTTCCTGCTCCTGATCGGCGTGTCGCTGATCGGCGACGGTCTGGACATGCACATCCCCAAGGGATACATCTACTTCGCCATGGCGTTCTCCGTCATGGTGGAGATGTTCAACCTGCGTCTCCGCAGGGGGGTGGCGGTAACGGCGCAGCAGACCGGCGAGGAGCCTGTCGATGAAGGGACCCCGTGA
- a CDS encoding ferritin family protein, with translation MDAIEFMARFEEDGLRFFETLGAESTDAERKELFDLLADNQRRHLGSLENLKENVHGIETDTTLVDRAEQVINGFRRALDHHDLLKEFKQDADAFDHIVKAEEEIIGLLDGMAKAEAEENTRELLVLLAEEEKQHLRRMENIYEFIEAPRSYLEWGEFSNLQPL, from the coding sequence ATGGACGCGATCGAATTCATGGCCCGTTTCGAAGAAGACGGCCTTCGTTTTTTTGAAACCCTCGGCGCCGAAAGCACCGATGCCGAACGAAAAGAGCTGTTCGACCTCCTGGCCGACAACCAGAGACGCCACCTGGGCTCCCTTGAGAATCTGAAGGAGAACGTGCATGGTATCGAAACCGACACCACCCTGGTTGACCGGGCCGAGCAGGTAATCAACGGCTTCCGGCGGGCACTCGACCACCACGACCTTCTCAAGGAATTCAAACAGGATGCCGACGCCTTTGATCACATTGTGAAGGCCGAAGAAGAGATCATCGGCCTCTTGGACGGGATGGCCAAGGCCGAAGCGGAGGAAAATACGCGGGAATTGCTGGTGCTCCTGGCTGAGGAGGAGAAGCAGCATCTGCGCAGGATGGAGAACATCTACGAGTTCATCGAAGCCCCCCGCAGCTACCTGGAGTGGGGCGAATTTTCAAACCTGCAACCGCTGTAA
- a CDS encoding Panacea domain-containing protein yields MCVHLKFNYQKATQALNFFATKEGGEIEKLKALKLIFFADKYHLRKFGRPITNDEYYAMKLGPVASGVKDIAENSSFLDEKEELYSTQFLNSNRLCFSSKREVDSKVFSRSDIEALEFAWEKFGHFDKYRLCDLTHLYPEWQKHESALDRLTRVKMSFEDFLADPVGDVEKCYVLNDEQKQDIEDHLKNLSKLEAQWA; encoded by the coding sequence ATGTGCGTGCATTTAAAATTTAATTATCAGAAAGCAACACAAGCCCTTAATTTTTTTGCCACAAAAGAGGGCGGTGAAATTGAGAAGCTAAAGGCTTTAAAACTGATTTTCTTTGCTGATAAATATCATCTTCGTAAATTTGGGAGACCAATTACGAATGATGAATATTATGCAATGAAATTGGGACCTGTTGCATCAGGGGTGAAGGATATCGCTGAGAACAGCTCTTTCCTTGATGAAAAGGAAGAACTGTATTCGACCCAATTTCTAAATTCAAATAGACTTTGTTTTTCTTCGAAACGAGAGGTAGATAGCAAGGTTTTTTCTAGAAGTGACATTGAGGCATTAGAGTTCGCATGGGAAAAATTTGGACATTTTGATAAATACAGACTCTGTGATTTGACACATTTATACCCTGAGTGGCAAAAACACGAAAGTGCATTAGACCGCTTGACAAGGGTTAAGATGTCTTTTGAAGATTTCCTTGCCGATCCAGTCGGCGATGTCGAAAAATGCTATGTGCTTAACGATGAACAAAAACAAGACATTGAAGACCACTTAAAAAATTTATCAAAACTTGAAGCTCAGTGGGCTTAG
- a CDS encoding cation diffusion facilitator family transporter has protein sequence MDLHNPDKSIAARFRYAILLTVVTLVAEVIGGIWTNSLALLSDAAHVFLDLFALLLSLGAIKLAGLPSSETRTFGWHRAEVFASFINGVSIFLIAFGILYEAAGRLLHPEPVNSLPMFVIAVIGLAMNLIAASALHRHSHDDLNVHSAFLHVIGDAAASVGVIVGGVVMYFSHWYVLDALISIGIGFVVFFGAWRVLRESTHILLEGVPRGLKVSEIAGSLRSVPGVRDIHHLNVWSICSHIVALSAHLDVNDDFKWQQAEVIHEVEHMLLDRYHITHTTLQVECSACLTRPVIKDLNHVSHHHHGHAH, from the coding sequence ATGGACCTGCATAATCCCGACAAAAGCATCGCCGCCCGGTTTCGCTACGCCATCCTGCTCACGGTGGTCACCCTGGTGGCCGAAGTCATCGGCGGCATCTGGACCAACTCCCTGGCCCTGTTGTCCGATGCCGCCCACGTGTTCCTGGACCTGTTCGCCCTGCTGCTCTCCCTGGGGGCCATCAAGCTGGCCGGGCTCCCTTCCTCCGAGACCCGCACCTTCGGCTGGCACCGGGCCGAGGTCTTCGCCTCCTTCATCAACGGGGTATCGATCTTCCTGATCGCCTTCGGCATCCTCTACGAGGCGGCCGGGCGTCTGCTGCACCCGGAGCCGGTCAACAGCCTCCCCATGTTCGTCATCGCGGTGATCGGCCTGGCCATGAACCTGATCGCCGCCTCGGCCCTCCACCGGCATTCCCACGACGATCTCAACGTGCACAGCGCCTTTCTCCACGTCATCGGCGACGCGGCCGCCTCGGTCGGCGTCATCGTCGGCGGGGTGGTCATGTACTTTTCCCACTGGTATGTGCTCGACGCCCTCATCTCCATCGGCATCGGCTTCGTGGTCTTCTTTGGCGCGTGGCGGGTATTGCGGGAATCGACCCACATCCTGCTGGAAGGGGTGCCCCGCGGGTTGAAGGTGAGCGAGATTGCCGGAAGCCTCCGCAGCGTGCCGGGGGTTCGGGATATCCATCACCTCAACGTCTGGTCCATCTGCTCCCACATTGTGGCCCTCTCCGCCCACCTGGATGTGAACGACGACTTCAAGTGGCAGCAGGCCGAGGTGATCCACGAGGTGGAACACATGCTCCTGGACCGCTACCACATCACCCATACCACCCTGCAGGTGGAATGCAGCGCCTGCCTGACCCGGCCGGTCATCAAGGACCTGAACCACGTATCCCACCACCATCACGGCCACGCCCACTGA
- a CDS encoding (2Fe-2S)-binding protein, with protein MKRIALTVNGMKRTFGGDPDMPLLWYLRDELHLTGAKFGCGIGECGACTVLVNGAATRSCITAMKTMAGKKVVTIEGLSARGDHPLQKAWETCNVPQCGYCQSGQIMQAAELLGQKPKPTDQDIEEAMQGNICRCGTYQRIRQAVKLAAGGGS; from the coding sequence ATGAAACGGATCGCACTGACGGTAAACGGGATGAAACGGACATTTGGAGGTGACCCGGACATGCCGCTGTTGTGGTATCTTCGGGACGAGTTGCACCTGACCGGGGCCAAGTTCGGCTGCGGCATCGGAGAGTGCGGGGCCTGCACGGTTCTGGTGAATGGCGCGGCGACCCGCAGTTGCATCACCGCGATGAAGACCATGGCCGGAAAAAAGGTCGTAACCATCGAAGGGTTGAGCGCCCGTGGCGACCATCCGCTTCAAAAGGCGTGGGAGACGTGCAACGTGCCCCAATGCGGTTATTGCCAGAGCGGCCAGATCATGCAGGCTGCCGAACTGCTGGGGCAGAAGCCGAAGCCGACGGACCAGGATATTGAGGAGGCCATGCAGGGTAATATCTGCCGTTGCGGGACCTATCAACGTATCCGCCAGGCGGTAAAGCTGGCGGCGGGGGGTGGATCGTGA